In Paenibacillus hexagrammi, the following are encoded in one genomic region:
- a CDS encoding diguanylate cyclase domain-containing protein yields MFISRIVLRSSISEQEFAARVGGDEFLLMSRFYTSKKEVEAWIHQVENKLQTETFRIGGSYISVSACFGISLYPDDGDDLTTLSRHSDQRMLDAKRKKEERIPR; encoded by the coding sequence TTGTTCATATCGCGAATAGTTCTGCGAAGCAGTATTTCTGAACAGGAATTTGCTGCAAGGGTTGGAGGCGATGAATTTCTATTAATGTCGCGGTTTTATACGAGTAAAAAAGAGGTTGAAGCCTGGATTCATCAAGTGGAGAACAAGCTGCAGACTGAAACATTTCGTATTGGGGGAAGTTATATATCGGTTTCGGCCTGCTTCGGAATCAGTCTGTATCCCGATGACGGCGATGATTTAACCACACTAAGCCGGCATTCCGATCAGAGGATGCTTGATGCTAAACGCAAAAAAGAGGAGAGAATACCTCGGTAA
- a CDS encoding CHASE4 domain-containing protein, translating to MSLRHKIIFFIVLSSILLMSVIAVLAEKIVMQNYLELEKRDTLLYTNRVINLINEDINKLYSINISWSCWDDSYEFMGKNGESSSDDPYLERNYSSDDFSTNGFEYAIYLNNDHKVVLALEYNKTTGTVDVLNDKLYAYIQSHAAQLQAKQDPKIITGGIVHVDEQNILLNSSPILKSDFTGDMRGTLILGRALDEDYTQSISDRMLISVELEPVDQAPLQGSLPVAKLPEHQILPHSEIWTVPQDSNTITGYSQMYDLEGKAAFTLSISQQRDIYRQGLQNFRLLVISLFLSAIMFSLIVLIFLNRSVLRRLATLTASVDRITESKDITARFQITGNDEISSLKKSFNNMMGELENYQRMLQHRANHDTLTDLPNRQYLRERFEQEMQTARESGCKLTVVYVDLNNFKEINDHYGHEAGDRLLVHIANSSAKQYF from the coding sequence ATGTCTCTGCGTCACAAGATCATCTTCTTTATCGTTCTTTCCTCGATCCTGCTCATGTCCGTTATCGCCGTTTTGGCTGAAAAAATAGTGATGCAAAACTATCTGGAGTTGGAAAAGCGCGATACGCTTTTATACACCAATAGGGTGATTAATTTGATAAATGAAGATATAAACAAACTGTATTCCATCAACATCAGTTGGTCCTGTTGGGATGATAGCTATGAATTTATGGGAAAGAATGGAGAGTCGAGTTCAGATGACCCTTACTTAGAAAGAAACTACAGCTCTGATGACTTTTCTACGAACGGGTTTGAATATGCGATTTACTTGAATAATGACCATAAGGTCGTGCTCGCCTTGGAATATAACAAAACGACCGGTACTGTGGATGTTTTGAATGATAAGTTGTATGCCTACATTCAGAGCCATGCCGCTCAGCTGCAGGCTAAGCAAGATCCAAAAATCATTACTGGCGGCATCGTTCATGTCGATGAACAAAACATTCTCTTGAATTCCTCGCCGATTCTTAAGAGCGACTTCACCGGGGATATGCGCGGTACTTTAATCCTGGGGCGCGCCCTCGATGAGGACTACACCCAATCCATATCGGACAGAATGCTGATCTCTGTTGAGCTAGAACCTGTGGACCAGGCGCCTCTTCAAGGCTCCCTGCCAGTGGCCAAGCTGCCTGAGCATCAGATTCTTCCCCATTCGGAGATCTGGACGGTTCCTCAAGACAGCAATACCATTACCGGATACAGCCAGATGTACGACCTTGAAGGCAAAGCTGCGTTTACGCTCAGCATATCTCAGCAGCGGGATATTTATCGCCAAGGTCTGCAAAATTTCCGCTTGCTGGTAATATCCTTATTCCTGTCTGCGATCATGTTCTCCCTCATCGTGCTGATCTTCCTGAATCGATCGGTGCTGCGAAGACTTGCAACCTTGACTGCAAGCGTGGACCGGATTACGGAAAGCAAGGATATTACAGCACGATTTCAAATAACCGGTAACGACGAAATCTCTTCCTTGAAGAAAAGCTTCAATAATATGATGGGTGAACTCGAGAACTATCAACGAATGCTGCAGCATCGTGCCAATCACGATACGTTGACGGACTTACCGAATCGACAATATTTGAGGGAACGCTTCGAGCAGGAGATGCAAACCGCTCGGGAGTCGGGGTGCAAATTAACTGTCGTCTACGTGGATCTAAACAATTTCAAAGAGATTAACGATCATTACGGTCACGAAGCAGGTGACCGCCTGCTTGTTCATATCGCGAATAGTTCTGCGAAGCAGTATTTCTGA
- a CDS encoding SIMPL domain-containing protein yields MHDQPRLPYPSIASPFFSGGHKTMEVIGEGTVSAAPNKAIIVLGVISESISLTEAQKENASSVTHIIEALLRLSVPKEHIQTTQYSIDIQYNYEDGKQLFRGYKVTHLLQITNDHIDMTGSIVDTAVKYGANTVSSIQFTMANPEIAYNHALSIAIKNSLLKATTIARTLGVTVHPTPCLVQELSRMQGPTPYHAAPLYAKSEGTPIQPGELQISASIKANFIYYS; encoded by the coding sequence ATGCACGATCAACCAAGGTTACCATATCCTTCAATCGCTTCACCCTTTTTCTCCGGTGGGCACAAAACGATGGAAGTCATAGGGGAAGGAACGGTCTCAGCAGCACCCAACAAGGCCATTATCGTTCTTGGTGTGATATCAGAGAGTATAAGCCTAACGGAGGCCCAAAAAGAAAATGCAAGCTCTGTCACTCATATCATCGAAGCCTTGCTGCGATTATCCGTTCCGAAAGAACATATTCAAACAACGCAGTACAGTATTGACATTCAATATAACTATGAAGATGGCAAGCAATTGTTTAGGGGGTATAAAGTAACCCATCTGCTCCAAATAACCAACGATCACATCGATATGACGGGAAGCATCGTGGATACTGCCGTGAAATATGGGGCCAACACGGTCTCGAGCATTCAATTCACCATGGCGAATCCAGAAATCGCCTACAATCATGCATTATCCATCGCGATCAAAAATAGCCTGCTCAAGGCAACAACCATAGCAAGAACATTAGGCGTGACGGTTCATCCTACTCCATGTCTGGTTCAAGAGTTATCACGTATGCAAGGCCCAACGCCCTATCATGCTGCGCCGTTATATGCGAAAAGTGAAGGTACTCCAATTCAGCCCGGTGAATTACAAATTTCCGCCTCGATCAAAGCTAATTTTATCTATTATTCATAG
- a CDS encoding beta-galactosidase, which produces MTNLGKYFKKVTVNLMGITLSISLVGTPAITYADTQPVLQVENQGTFTLPASQALTGSHTVSFDHYSLMIDGKRTFVYSGEFDYWRLPSQSEWLDVLQKMKSAGFNAVTIYFNWGFHSPAPGQYDFTGIRDVDKLLTMAEQAGIYVIARPGPYINAETDGGGFPGWLMKQSGRARSSASDYTQAYQEWLTQIDSIIANHQITNGGSVILYQVENEYTGSDSTYMKQLADKAHADGINVPLFHNDKSGPRGTWASGTGAPDMYAFDSYPSLGGLPTYYGDSHNFAPNSPIFIAELGGGWFDPWGGKGFPALAPSHNENYENIVYNHVVSQGATMMSIYMTYGGTNWGYLPFPGVYSSYDYTAAISESRQIGDKYNEEKLLATMYQTLTPLTKTDSLSAAAPSNANLTMNALKNPDTGTQFYILRHSNAASTTKDTTTLNMTSSDGTYTIPQKQGTSIEINGQESKFLVANYELGSEHLVYSTSNLYTHVTQGNRDTALFYGGQGSDGETVLRYASEPTVTVLSGDVTSTYDQATGDLRLNYTHDGSAAKVLIQEGDKELLLLLTTETTARTFWRSDTGSGAVLVQGPYLLRSASTDVNGTLALQGDSEQAGTIEVFGAPSSQITWNGVAMEATSTPNGSYVFSVSAPASIAVPQLSNWKFSYETQQASPGFNDSSWTAADHTTTNNPTKPSTPTVLYADDYGFHHGMIWYRGHFTASGNETGITLDGEGGDNGAYAVWLNGSYLGSSLSGTKKFTFPSDILNKDGDNVVAVMVQNMGHDEDGGSNDAQKSPRGLLQASVEGASTSIAWKIQGNQGGETLADPTRGVMNAGGLFGENNGWALPGFPQQSWSDVSLPDNWSQRGLPEGVAWYRTSFDLNFPTMSDVPLGLNISDSDSKNYRAYIYVNGWLVGQYINNLGPQHLFSLPPGVLNPNGSNDVAIAVWALDGTSTGLGQVSLQQLGNYAGGVPVQMNNSPDYGTLFSGVSPTVTDNAVMSLTSPSTTIAGGQTETITGVLTNNGTQPIEVSSVNLDTPTDWTVSIKSGNVSGSLEPGQSQKVEWNVTPPSYYPGYLVQLSANATYTDTKTDHTSAILSIGTAAISSTAVSGITLDKSILHLVPGTTMPLIAVITPADAYNKAVTWSTSDPTVATVDQNGNVTGVSLGNAVITAKTQDGGYTKSADITVQADQTAVTGVSVNTSEYHLASDYFSGTNPSAYAPKTQLIASIQPVDATNTRVTWSSDNPSVATVDASGVVTGLTEGKATIKATTVDGGYSVTTSVYVPTISESFENQTSGSNWGVTKGSTAGAIAASVGPASGVTGQVLNFTGGGTGARSAYKTLATPVASSKVELKFDWNVGSPSSGTGQLRIQDSSHHTYVAIGVPTGAANRMVYTTDPTLISSGTVLSTSNATQVASSGFNTANATYHVGATLDMENKLVSFTLTNAADAAQTATVTVPFAAGVSFNNNFGGLELYATRNSGATMSWAPWLDNFNVYKLMSVNKTSLQAEITAAQALNSDSYTAESWASLQEVLNTSVNVSADTNATQEQVDAAAAALHTAVTELQIVSGALLSGSDTVKSGQSITLTYGLQGIAQQSYAQDITFTYDPDQLEFVSADSLSEQFVIVEKAATSGQVRLITANLGETISRTEIG; this is translated from the coding sequence GTGACTAATTTAGGTAAATATTTTAAAAAAGTAACCGTCAATCTTATGGGTATTACTTTGTCGATCTCGTTGGTGGGGACACCTGCGATCACGTATGCCGATACACAACCGGTCCTCCAAGTAGAGAACCAAGGAACATTTACACTGCCAGCTTCACAGGCTTTAACCGGTTCGCACACCGTTTCCTTCGATCATTATTCTCTTATGATTGATGGCAAGCGTACATTCGTATATTCAGGTGAGTTTGACTATTGGCGTCTGCCAAGTCAATCCGAATGGCTCGATGTCCTGCAAAAGATGAAGTCCGCCGGATTTAATGCGGTTACTATTTACTTCAACTGGGGCTTCCACTCTCCGGCACCTGGACAGTATGATTTCACAGGTATTCGTGATGTGGACAAACTTCTAACTATGGCCGAGCAAGCTGGGATATACGTGATCGCTAGACCGGGACCGTACATCAACGCCGAAACGGATGGCGGCGGCTTCCCAGGTTGGCTCATGAAGCAATCCGGCCGTGCACGCTCATCGGCGTCCGATTATACGCAGGCTTATCAAGAATGGTTGACTCAAATCGATTCCATTATTGCTAATCACCAGATTACAAATGGCGGAAGTGTTATTTTGTATCAAGTAGAGAATGAGTATACGGGCTCGGATTCGACCTATATGAAGCAGCTTGCGGACAAAGCACACGCTGACGGCATCAATGTTCCTTTGTTCCACAACGACAAGAGCGGTCCTAGAGGAACGTGGGCAAGCGGAACAGGTGCACCCGATATGTATGCTTTTGACAGTTATCCAAGTCTTGGCGGTCTTCCGACCTATTACGGAGATTCTCATAATTTTGCTCCTAATAGTCCGATTTTTATTGCTGAACTCGGCGGCGGTTGGTTCGATCCTTGGGGCGGAAAAGGGTTTCCCGCGCTAGCGCCATCGCATAACGAGAATTACGAGAACATTGTCTACAATCACGTGGTTTCGCAAGGCGCTACCATGATGAGCATTTATATGACCTACGGAGGAACGAATTGGGGCTATCTTCCATTTCCTGGGGTATATTCTTCCTATGATTACACGGCGGCGATCAGTGAAAGCCGTCAAATCGGGGACAAATATAATGAGGAGAAGCTTCTTGCCACCATGTATCAAACCCTTACTCCACTCACGAAGACGGATTCTCTAAGCGCTGCTGCTCCTAGCAATGCGAATCTGACGATGAATGCTTTGAAAAATCCGGATACGGGTACCCAGTTTTACATACTGCGGCATAGCAATGCTGCATCAACAACGAAAGACACAACTACACTCAACATGACGAGCAGCGATGGCACATATACCATTCCGCAAAAACAGGGCACTTCCATAGAAATAAACGGACAAGAGTCTAAATTCTTGGTCGCCAATTACGAGCTGGGCTCGGAGCATCTGGTCTATTCGACTTCCAATCTGTATACGCATGTGACACAAGGAAATCGGGATACCGCACTTTTTTACGGCGGGCAAGGGTCTGATGGTGAAACGGTCTTACGGTACGCTTCAGAGCCGACCGTCACGGTTTTATCCGGGGATGTAACGTCGACGTATGATCAGGCAACCGGCGACTTGCGTCTGAATTATACACATGACGGGAGCGCAGCGAAGGTACTTATCCAAGAAGGAGACAAGGAGCTTCTACTGCTGCTGACAACCGAGACAACAGCCCGCACGTTCTGGCGCAGTGATACAGGAAGCGGGGCTGTACTGGTACAAGGTCCTTATTTACTGCGTTCTGCATCGACAGATGTGAATGGAACACTAGCGCTTCAAGGCGACAGTGAGCAAGCGGGTACGATTGAAGTTTTCGGAGCGCCATCCAGCCAGATTACATGGAATGGGGTTGCGATGGAAGCGACGTCAACGCCAAACGGTTCTTATGTATTCTCTGTTTCGGCGCCGGCGTCGATTGCGGTTCCGCAGCTTTCCAATTGGAAGTTTTCCTACGAAACACAGCAAGCAAGCCCGGGCTTCAATGATTCCTCTTGGACTGCAGCGGACCATACGACAACCAACAATCCGACGAAGCCTTCAACTCCAACGGTTTTGTATGCGGATGATTACGGATTCCATCACGGGATGATTTGGTATCGCGGTCACTTCACAGCTAGCGGCAACGAAACAGGGATTACGCTTGACGGCGAAGGAGGAGACAACGGGGCGTACGCGGTATGGCTGAATGGGTCTTATCTCGGTTCTTCCCTCAGCGGTACCAAAAAGTTCACGTTCCCATCTGACATTTTGAACAAAGACGGTGACAACGTAGTAGCGGTCATGGTGCAAAATATGGGGCATGACGAAGATGGCGGGTCTAACGATGCCCAGAAGAGTCCTCGTGGTCTACTTCAGGCATCTGTAGAAGGAGCATCCACATCCATTGCTTGGAAAATTCAAGGAAATCAAGGCGGAGAAACGCTTGCTGATCCAACTCGCGGTGTGATGAATGCAGGAGGATTATTTGGAGAGAACAACGGCTGGGCGCTGCCAGGGTTCCCGCAGCAGTCCTGGAGTGACGTTAGTCTTCCGGATAACTGGTCACAGCGCGGACTCCCTGAAGGCGTTGCCTGGTATCGGACGTCCTTCGATTTGAATTTCCCAACGATGAGCGATGTTCCTCTGGGATTAAACATCAGCGACTCGGATTCCAAGAACTATCGCGCCTATATCTATGTCAACGGTTGGCTTGTCGGCCAATATATCAATAACTTAGGCCCTCAGCATCTCTTTTCCCTGCCGCCAGGTGTATTGAATCCAAACGGCAGCAACGATGTAGCCATAGCGGTCTGGGCGCTTGACGGTACATCAACTGGGCTTGGGCAGGTAAGTCTTCAGCAGCTTGGAAATTATGCAGGCGGCGTTCCTGTGCAAATGAACAATAGTCCAGACTACGGCACGCTGTTCTCCGGCGTATCGCCGACGGTTACAGACAACGCAGTGATGTCACTCACATCACCGTCTACAACCATTGCTGGCGGTCAAACAGAAACGATCACAGGGGTTCTTACAAACAATGGAACTCAGCCTATTGAGGTAAGCAGTGTGAATCTGGATACACCAACGGATTGGACTGTTTCGATAAAGAGCGGGAACGTAAGCGGAAGCCTTGAACCCGGTCAATCGCAAAAGGTAGAGTGGAATGTAACGCCTCCAAGCTACTATCCGGGGTATCTGGTGCAGTTGAGCGCGAACGCGACCTATACGGATACAAAAACAGATCATACAAGTGCCATCCTGTCTATAGGAACGGCAGCAATCAGCTCGACAGCGGTATCCGGCATTACGCTGGATAAGTCGATCCTGCATCTCGTGCCGGGTACCACCATGCCGCTAATCGCAGTCATTACGCCTGCCGATGCGTATAACAAAGCAGTTACTTGGAGTACCTCGGACCCTACTGTTGCAACCGTAGATCAGAATGGGAACGTAACGGGTGTTTCACTTGGAAATGCCGTGATAACGGCCAAGACACAGGATGGCGGCTATACCAAATCAGCCGATATTACCGTGCAAGCGGATCAAACGGCTGTCACGGGTGTAAGTGTGAATACGTCTGAATATCATCTTGCTTCGGATTATTTCTCAGGAACCAACCCATCGGCTTATGCGCCAAAGACACAATTGATTGCAAGCATTCAACCTGTCGATGCGACCAATACACGAGTGACTTGGAGCTCAGACAATCCGTCTGTAGCAACGGTTGATGCATCTGGAGTGGTAACAGGACTTACGGAAGGAAAGGCCACCATCAAGGCGACTACCGTGGACGGCGGTTATTCGGTAACGACTAGTGTGTATGTTCCGACGATCAGCGAAAGCTTTGAAAATCAAACCTCAGGCTCTAATTGGGGTGTCACCAAGGGCAGCACAGCAGGCGCTATAGCCGCATCGGTAGGCCCAGCGTCAGGTGTAACGGGTCAGGTGCTCAATTTCACGGGTGGCGGAACCGGTGCACGCAGTGCTTACAAAACATTAGCCACGCCGGTTGCAAGCAGCAAGGTGGAGCTCAAGTTTGATTGGAATGTAGGGTCCCCTAGCAGCGGCACGGGCCAGCTTCGAATCCAAGACAGTTCCCATCATACGTATGTTGCCATCGGGGTTCCGACAGGGGCGGCTAATCGAATGGTCTATACAACCGATCCTACGTTGATTTCTTCCGGTACTGTGCTTTCGACATCGAATGCCACACAAGTCGCGAGCAGCGGATTTAATACAGCAAACGCTACGTATCATGTAGGTGCAACTCTCGATATGGAAAACAAACTAGTAAGCTTCACGCTAACGAATGCAGCAGATGCAGCGCAGACTGCGACAGTGACGGTTCCGTTTGCAGCTGGCGTCTCCTTCAACAACAACTTTGGCGGACTCGAGCTTTATGCAACACGAAATTCCGGCGCTACCATGTCATGGGCTCCGTGGCTCGACAATTTTAATGTGTATAAGCTGATGTCCGTCAATAAGACGTCGCTGCAAGCGGAAATTACAGCCGCACAAGCATTGAACAGCGATAGTTACACAGCGGAATCGTGGGCATCGCTGCAAGAGGTGCTGAATACATCCGTCAACGTCAGCGCGGACACGAATGCCACACAGGAACAGGTTGATGCGGCGGCAGCAGCACTACACACGGCTGTTACTGAGCTGCAGATTGTATCGGGAGCGCTTCTATCCGGCAGCGATACTGTAAAATCCGGACAGTCGATTACACTGACCTACGGTCTTCAAGGAATTGCGCAGCAATCTTATGCGCAGGATATTACGTTTACCTATGACCCGGATCAGCTGGAATTTGTTTCAGCGGATTCACTGAGTGAACAATTTGTCATTGTTGAGAAAGCTGCAACATCAGGTCAAGTGCGTCTGATTACAGCTAACTTGGGGGAGACCATCAGTCGAACGGAGATTGGCTGA
- a CDS encoding dockerin type I repeat-containing protein, which produces MVVADDTGAETQVNGASHSIQITAVDTAALSELIASAQSQHDAAVEGTGAGQYPVGSKAALQGAIDSAKAVLANPDATQADVTQAVNNLTAALQAFTSSVVSVDTTALRTLIVSAQSQHDAAVEGSAVGQYHPGSKALLQTAIDSANAVLANAAVTQAEADQAVTALTEALRVFTASVVQRTSGDVNEDNNVSVGDLALVAVAYGKASTDADWDQYKAADVNGDGVVDILDLAAVAKTILEK; this is translated from the coding sequence GTGGTTGTAGCAGACGATACAGGTGCGGAAACACAAGTGAACGGCGCGTCGCACAGCATCCAAATTACAGCTGTAGACACTGCAGCGCTTAGTGAGCTGATTGCCAGCGCTCAAAGCCAGCATGATGCGGCAGTGGAAGGAACGGGTGCAGGACAGTATCCTGTAGGCTCCAAAGCAGCGCTTCAAGGTGCAATTGACAGTGCGAAGGCGGTGCTTGCGAATCCGGATGCGACGCAGGCTGATGTTACCCAGGCGGTCAATAATTTGACTGCGGCACTGCAAGCATTCACAAGCTCTGTTGTAAGCGTAGATACGACGGCACTTCGCACATTGATTGTCAGTGCCCAAAGCCAGCATGATGCGGCAGTGGAAGGATCTGCGGTCGGACAATACCATCCTGGTTCGAAAGCACTCCTTCAAACCGCTATCGACAGTGCTAATGCGGTTCTTGCTAACGCAGCAGTCACGCAAGCGGAAGCAGACCAAGCGGTAACTGCTCTGACGGAGGCGCTGAGAGTGTTCACAGCCTCGGTAGTGCAGCGTACATCAGGTGATGTCAACGAAGACAATAACGTCAGCGTTGGTGACTTGGCACTGGTGGCCGTGGCTTACGGTAAGGCTTCTACAGATGCGGATTGGGATCAATACAAAGCGGCGGATGTTAACGGTGATGGTGTTGTTGACATACTTGACCTTGCAGCAGTTGCGAAGACCATTCTCGAAAAGTAA